A genome region from Oenanthe melanoleuca isolate GR-GAL-2019-014 chromosome 2, OMel1.0, whole genome shotgun sequence includes the following:
- the MTFR1 gene encoding mitochondrial fission regulator 1 isoform X1: MELLWNLGSLVSLEGLNPSLKRPFPVLMICWLRHLIRMAFEQIGLNMESVLWSSKPYGSSRSIVRKIGSNLSLIQCPRVHFQLTSHVTEGNSPAQLREDAVASFADVGWIAEEEGEVSTRLRSEVRSKAAQPLAGEAHHFRKSPHRQTSLQSPSGEEPVPRSAVMANEEALQKISALENELASLRAQIAKIVTLQEQQNLATVGQNPLASAAVPVPPPPPPPLPPPPPSGLDQRKSAIDLIKERKNKKMNAGQNVVENGPKKPEVPNMLEILKDMNSVKLRSVKRSSESIKSKVSQPADPATLIAEALKKKFAYRYRNDSQGETEKVIPKAETKTQTEVVLFGPHMLKSTGKMKTLIEKS, encoded by the exons GCACTTAATTAGGATGGCTTTTGAACAAATTGGATTGAACATGGAATCA GTGCTTTGGTCAAGCAAGCCTTATGGTTCATCTCGAAGTATTGTAAGAAAAATTGGTTCTAACCTCTCTCTTATACAGTGTCCAAGAGTTCACTTTCAG CTTACTTCTCATGTCACGGAAGGAAATAGTCCTGCTCAGCTCAGAGAAGATGCAGTGGCCTCCTTTGCTGATGTGGGATGGATTGctgaagaagaaggtgaagtCTCTACAAGGCTCAG GTCAGAAGTTCGGTCAAAAGCAGCCCAGCCTCTTGCAGGCGAAGCACATCATTTCAGGAAGTCCCCACACAGACAGACATCCTTGCAAAGCCCATCAGGAGAGGAACCAGTGCCCAGGAGTGCAGTGATGGCAAATGAAGAAGCCCTGCAGAAGATCAGTGCCCTAGAAAATGAACTGGCCTCTTTAAGAGCACAAATAGCCAAAATTGTAACCTTGCAAGAACAGCAGAACTTGGCAACAG TTGGGCAAAACCCACTTGCTTCAGCTGCTGTCCCCGTTCCACCACCACcgcctcctcctctgcctccaccCCCTCCCTCAGGTCTGGATCAGAGAAAGTCTGCAATTGATCTCattaaagagaggaaaaacaaaaaaatgaacgCTGGCCAGAATGTGGTGGAAAATGGGCCGAAGAAGCCTGAAGTACCAAACATGCTAGAAATCCTAAAAGACATGAACAGCGTGAAACTACGCTCGGTGAAAAG atCCTCAGAAAGTATAAAATCTAAAGTGTCTCAGCCTGCAGATCCTGCAACATTAATAGCAGAAGCTCTCAAAAAGAAATTTGCGTATCGATACCGAAATGATAGCCAAGgtgaaacagaaaaagtgaTTCCAAAGGCTGAAACCAAGACACAGACTGAGGTAGTGCTG tttgGACCACACATGCTGAAGTCTACAGGAAAAATGAAGACTTTAATTGAAAAATCTTAG
- the MTFR1 gene encoding mitochondrial fission regulator 1 isoform X2, with product MICWLRHLIRMAFEQIGLNMESVLWSSKPYGSSRSIVRKIGSNLSLIQCPRVHFQLTSHVTEGNSPAQLREDAVASFADVGWIAEEEGEVSTRLRSEVRSKAAQPLAGEAHHFRKSPHRQTSLQSPSGEEPVPRSAVMANEEALQKISALENELASLRAQIAKIVTLQEQQNLATVGQNPLASAAVPVPPPPPPPLPPPPPSGLDQRKSAIDLIKERKNKKMNAGQNVVENGPKKPEVPNMLEILKDMNSVKLRSVKRSSESIKSKVSQPADPATLIAEALKKKFAYRYRNDSQGETEKVIPKAETKTQTEVVLFGPHMLKSTGKMKTLIEKS from the exons GCACTTAATTAGGATGGCTTTTGAACAAATTGGATTGAACATGGAATCA GTGCTTTGGTCAAGCAAGCCTTATGGTTCATCTCGAAGTATTGTAAGAAAAATTGGTTCTAACCTCTCTCTTATACAGTGTCCAAGAGTTCACTTTCAG CTTACTTCTCATGTCACGGAAGGAAATAGTCCTGCTCAGCTCAGAGAAGATGCAGTGGCCTCCTTTGCTGATGTGGGATGGATTGctgaagaagaaggtgaagtCTCTACAAGGCTCAG GTCAGAAGTTCGGTCAAAAGCAGCCCAGCCTCTTGCAGGCGAAGCACATCATTTCAGGAAGTCCCCACACAGACAGACATCCTTGCAAAGCCCATCAGGAGAGGAACCAGTGCCCAGGAGTGCAGTGATGGCAAATGAAGAAGCCCTGCAGAAGATCAGTGCCCTAGAAAATGAACTGGCCTCTTTAAGAGCACAAATAGCCAAAATTGTAACCTTGCAAGAACAGCAGAACTTGGCAACAG TTGGGCAAAACCCACTTGCTTCAGCTGCTGTCCCCGTTCCACCACCACcgcctcctcctctgcctccaccCCCTCCCTCAGGTCTGGATCAGAGAAAGTCTGCAATTGATCTCattaaagagaggaaaaacaaaaaaatgaacgCTGGCCAGAATGTGGTGGAAAATGGGCCGAAGAAGCCTGAAGTACCAAACATGCTAGAAATCCTAAAAGACATGAACAGCGTGAAACTACGCTCGGTGAAAAG atCCTCAGAAAGTATAAAATCTAAAGTGTCTCAGCCTGCAGATCCTGCAACATTAATAGCAGAAGCTCTCAAAAAGAAATTTGCGTATCGATACCGAAATGATAGCCAAGgtgaaacagaaaaagtgaTTCCAAAGGCTGAAACCAAGACACAGACTGAGGTAGTGCTG tttgGACCACACATGCTGAAGTCTACAGGAAAAATGAAGACTTTAATTGAAAAATCTTAG